A DNA window from Paraclostridium bifermentans contains the following coding sequences:
- a CDS encoding pyridoxal-phosphate-dependent aminotransferase family protein gives MNNKIVYTPGPTNVSENVRQARSIKTTNPDIDLDFVEFYKETCDTIGSVIKTKNDVYLLGGEGILGLEAACASLIEKGDRVLVIDNGIFGNGFKDFVSMYGGEAVIFSQSYKNSINIDELKKFLEEDNNFKFATIVHCDTPTGVLNDLGVICPLLKKYNILTVVDSVAAMFGEKLLVDEWKIDIALGGSQKALSAQPGLTIVSLSKEAKSLIKNRKTNIIGFYCNLSIWDNYYKDKHFPYTMPISDILSLRKAVDNIMEENIENVINRHAKIAEATRKALLEYGLELFLESGFSNTVTAVKIPKEIGALNLVNYILNKYNVVIGTSLGGYKNSLLRLGHMGENARLEKIIYVLNILDKSLSNLGFKGNGCLVNLFNKYYE, from the coding sequence ATGAATAATAAAATAGTATATACACCAGGACCTACTAATGTAAGCGAAAATGTAAGACAAGCTAGATCTATAAAAACTACAAATCCAGATATTGATTTAGACTTTGTAGAATTTTATAAAGAAACTTGCGATACTATAGGAAGTGTTATAAAAACAAAAAATGATGTGTATTTGTTAGGTGGAGAAGGCATACTTGGACTTGAGGCAGCCTGTGCTTCTTTAATTGAAAAAGGAGATAGAGTTTTAGTTATAGATAATGGGATATTTGGTAATGGATTTAAAGATTTTGTAAGTATGTATGGTGGAGAGGCAGTTATTTTTAGTCAAAGTTATAAAAATAGCATAAATATAGATGAGCTTAAAAAATTCTTAGAAGAAGATAATAATTTTAAATTTGCAACAATAGTGCATTGTGATACTCCAACCGGGGTTTTAAATGATTTGGGAGTAATATGTCCACTTCTTAAAAAATATAATATCCTTACTGTTGTAGATTCAGTTGCAGCTATGTTTGGAGAAAAGCTTTTAGTTGATGAATGGAAAATTGATATTGCTCTTGGTGGATCACAAAAAGCTTTATCAGCTCAACCTGGATTAACAATAGTAAGTTTAAGTAAAGAAGCTAAAAGCTTAATTAAAAATAGAAAGACCAATATAATTGGATTTTATTGCAATTTAAGTATATGGGATAATTATTATAAAGATAAACACTTTCCATATACAATGCCTATAAGTGATATATTAAGTTTAAGAAAAGCTGTGGATAATATAATGGAAGAGAATATTGAAAATGTTATAAATAGACATGCAAAAATAGCTGAAGCAACTAGGAAAGCATTATTAGAATATGGATTAGAATTATTTCTCGAATCAGGTTTTTCTAACACTGTAACAGCTGTGAAAATACCAAAAGAAATAGGTGCACTAAATCTAGTAAATTATATTCTAAATAAATATAACGTAGTTATAGGTACTTCATTAGGAGGATATAAAAATTCTTTATTAAGGTTAGGACATATGGGTGAAAATGCAAGATTAGAAAAAATAATATATGTTTTAAATATTTTAGATAAAAGTTTAAGTAATTTAGGCTTTAAAGGAAACGGATGTTTAGTAAATTTATTTAATAAGTACTATGAATAA
- a CDS encoding ECF transporter S component gives MQSVTTKNKQKFKTKDIVETSLLIALVFIATRFINIRLPIASNGGLVHLGNTMLFISAIVFGNKKGACAGAFGMALFDLLSEWAIWAPFTFIIRGVMGYIIGSIAWSKNKQGNSVITNIIAISVSGVWMVIGYYITECILYGNYIQPIGSIPGNITQIVVGMIIGIPISKVLKRYIK, from the coding sequence ATGCAATCTGTAACTACTAAAAATAAACAAAAATTTAAAACGAAAGATATAGTTGAAACATCTTTACTTATAGCTTTAGTATTTATAGCAACTAGGTTTATTAACATAAGGCTTCCTATAGCATCGAATGGAGGATTAGTACATTTAGGGAATACTATGCTATTTATATCAGCAATAGTGTTTGGAAATAAAAAAGGGGCATGTGCAGGAGCATTTGGAATGGCTTTATTTGACTTATTGTCAGAATGGGCTATATGGGCACCATTTACATTTATTATACGAGGAGTAATGGGATATATAATTGGGAGTATAGCATGGTCTAAAAACAAGCAAGGTAATAGCGTAATAACAAATATAATAGCAATAAGCGTTTCTGGAGTGTGGATGGTAATAGGATACTATATAACAGAATGCATATTGTATGGAAATTATATTCAGCCGATAGGGTCTATACCAGGAAATATAACTCAGATAGTTGTTGGAATGATAATTGGAATTCCTATATCTAAAGTTTTAAAACGATATATTAAATAG
- a CDS encoding alpha/beta hydrolase, with protein sequence MDLKKSYKFNGNNIGCLLIHGFTSTPAEMYPLAKVLNDEGYTVNSILLSGHGTTHDELLKVSYIDWYNDVESAYEELLFECEKVIVIGHSMGGLLALILASNYHIDKLILLACAIKPNNRLVKYTGVLKYFKKYTGWDTSNSKKTDDCDKYRLHYNVFPLHAVHQLHLASRAASSCLRNIDSDTLILQDKNDSQVKKEGAYALYNGIHSNYKKLYWIDDATHSLTLGPKKEEVFKRIIDFIEIKNDEIFNI encoded by the coding sequence TTGGATTTAAAAAAATCGTATAAATTTAATGGGAATAATATAGGGTGTTTATTAATACATGGATTTACAAGTACACCAGCAGAAATGTATCCTTTAGCTAAAGTTTTAAACGATGAAGGTTATACAGTAAATTCTATTCTTTTAAGTGGTCATGGAACGACTCATGATGAATTACTAAAAGTATCTTATATAGATTGGTACAATGATGTTGAAAGTGCATATGAAGAATTATTATTTGAATGTGAAAAAGTGATTGTAATTGGACATTCTATGGGAGGACTTTTAGCACTTATTTTAGCATCTAATTATCATATTGATAAATTAATATTATTAGCATGTGCTATTAAGCCTAATAATAGATTAGTCAAATATACAGGGGTATTAAAATATTTTAAAAAATATACTGGTTGGGATACATCTAATTCAAAAAAAACTGATGATTGTGATAAATATAGATTGCATTATAATGTTTTTCCATTACATGCAGTTCATCAATTGCATCTTGCATCAAGAGCAGCGAGTAGTTGCTTAAGAAATATAGATTCAGATACATTAATTCTTCAAGATAAAAACGACTCTCAAGTTAAAAAAGAGGGTGCATATGCGTTATATAATGGGATACATAGTAACTATAAAAAATTATACTGGATTGATGATGCAACTCATAGTCTAACCTTAGGACCTAAAAAAGAAGAAGTTTTTAAGCGGATAATAGATTTTATAGAAATTAAAAATGATGAAATTTTTAACATATAA
- a CDS encoding SNF2-related protein produces the protein MQLKELIDMVRESTQKSMWARGYTYYKKGIVDQVTPQTKNGVLTIDGIIGADFSNEIHYTTLEIDLKKKEIISARCNCIDFVNNENENKNFICKHNIAAFLVYIDMLQRKIKQQKIDRKKKEEELDPSTQIIKIANEKLSQNRKVNLEMTLTKQNSNIGNYYQVSFKIGIDKMYVLKSIPEFIYSRRERISIKYGKDFEYNPVSDYFSIEDESIINFVEAYINIDQTLYKDSKVDISLIDGKYLNILESGLKNFLRNIRNKEIIFNYDDKVYKTYIKNNDIDISFHINEDGNKLVLSSNSKDISLLNAKGDVVLLESEIYLISDKQCYNYVPFHNLFTKNGSITFKKDVADSLFNGVLPVLKRASKNISFDESLESQIRNNLDVKFYFDKMKNNISCFIDYVYTDETENKKNGYVIRNFKKENEIEDTVCSYGFERSGDKLLCKLSPDELYEFFKEKIFDLNNIGEIYYSDKLKKVKVYKGSDIKANFNLNKQNYLEFTFNIDDIEKHEIENILEALRNKRKYYKLGNGSYINLEEDQMVKFLELVDDIKDRHISIDSDEQIDEDSNEVSYSLGSASSIYLKNLIDENEISFISGMDKIDEISTSFETINNMDVLVPKELNASLREYQVQGFKWFKTLSHLKFGGILADEMGLGKTIQTIAFLLSQKNKKSIVVAPTSLIYNWKNEFETFAPNLNILVLHGSKSERKEMLKNIDENDVILTTYTILKNDFSELENIEFDYCIIDEAQNIKNPYSQNSEAVKQVKASVRFALTGTPIENNLLELWSIFDFIMPGYLYSKNKFQEKFLKTTDNIVELKKQIQPFMLRRLKKEVLSQLPDKIETNFFVEMTEDQKKVYKTYVDDIKEKMKDADFNKDKITILSYLTTLRQLCLDPSIKIDNYNGESGKINVLNEIVSENIENNHKILIFSQFTSVLKNIGKELQNENINYFYLDGQTNPKQRVELVDEFNKSEDVRVFLISLKAGGTGLNLTSADVVIHFDPWWNPAIESQATDRAHRYGQKNVVEVIKLISKGSIEENIIKLQEDKKELIQKIISEDLKNESFIKMLSKEELINLITN, from the coding sequence TTGCAACTTAAAGAATTAATAGACATGGTAAGAGAAAGTACACAAAAATCGATGTGGGCGAGGGGATATACTTATTATAAAAAAGGAATTGTAGATCAAGTGACACCTCAAACAAAAAATGGAGTTTTAACAATTGATGGAATAATAGGTGCAGATTTCTCAAATGAAATACATTATACGACACTTGAAATAGATTTGAAGAAAAAAGAAATTATAAGTGCAAGATGTAATTGTATAGACTTTGTAAATAATGAAAATGAAAATAAGAATTTTATATGCAAACATAATATAGCTGCTTTTCTTGTTTATATAGATATGTTACAAAGAAAAATAAAACAACAAAAAATAGATAGAAAGAAAAAGGAAGAAGAGCTAGATCCATCCACTCAAATTATAAAAATAGCAAATGAAAAACTATCACAAAATAGAAAAGTAAATTTGGAAATGACTTTAACAAAGCAAAACTCTAATATAGGTAATTACTACCAAGTGAGTTTTAAAATAGGAATAGATAAGATGTATGTATTAAAAAGCATTCCTGAATTTATATATTCTAGAAGAGAACGTATATCTATAAAATACGGTAAAGATTTTGAGTATAACCCTGTTTCTGATTATTTTTCTATAGAGGATGAGTCTATTATAAATTTTGTAGAAGCATATATAAATATAGATCAAACTTTATACAAAGATTCTAAAGTAGATATAAGCCTTATAGATGGAAAATACTTAAATATATTGGAAAGTGGATTAAAAAACTTTTTGAGAAATATAAGAAATAAAGAAATAATATTTAATTATGATGATAAAGTATATAAAACATATATAAAAAATAATGACATAGATATATCTTTTCATATAAATGAAGATGGGAATAAGCTTGTACTAAGCTCTAATAGTAAAGATATATCACTTTTAAATGCTAAAGGTGATGTCGTATTGTTAGAAAGTGAAATATATCTTATATCAGACAAGCAATGTTATAATTATGTTCCATTTCATAATTTATTTACTAAAAATGGTAGTATAACATTTAAGAAAGATGTTGCAGATAGCCTATTCAATGGAGTGCTTCCTGTATTAAAAAGAGCTTCTAAAAACATATCTTTTGATGAAAGCTTAGAAAGTCAAATACGTAATAATTTAGATGTTAAATTTTACTTCGATAAAATGAAAAATAATATTTCTTGTTTTATAGATTATGTATATACTGATGAAACTGAAAATAAGAAAAACGGATATGTTATTAGAAACTTTAAAAAAGAAAATGAAATAGAGGATACTGTATGTTCTTATGGATTTGAAAGATCTGGAGATAAATTATTGTGTAAGTTATCACCTGATGAATTATATGAATTTTTTAAAGAAAAGATTTTTGATTTAAATAATATTGGTGAAATTTATTATTCAGATAAATTGAAAAAAGTAAAAGTGTATAAAGGCAGTGATATAAAAGCTAACTTTAACTTAAATAAACAAAATTACTTAGAATTTACATTTAATATAGATGATATAGAAAAACATGAAATAGAAAATATACTAGAAGCATTAAGAAATAAACGAAAATATTATAAGTTAGGAAATGGAAGCTATATAAATCTTGAAGAAGATCAAATGGTTAAATTCCTTGAATTAGTGGATGATATAAAGGATAGGCACATTTCCATAGATAGTGATGAACAAATTGATGAAGATAGCAATGAGGTTTCATATAGCTTAGGAAGTGCAAGTTCCATATACTTAAAAAACCTAATAGATGAAAATGAAATTTCTTTTATCAGTGGAATGGATAAAATAGATGAGATATCAACCAGTTTTGAAACTATAAATAATATGGACGTTTTAGTACCTAAAGAGTTAAATGCAAGTCTTAGAGAATATCAGGTTCAAGGGTTTAAATGGTTTAAAACTTTAAGTCATTTAAAATTTGGAGGAATACTAGCAGATGAAATGGGATTAGGTAAAACTATACAGACTATAGCTTTTTTACTTTCACAAAAAAATAAAAAAAGCATTGTAGTTGCACCTACATCACTTATATATAACTGGAAGAATGAATTTGAAACTTTTGCACCAAATTTAAATATATTGGTTTTACATGGGAGCAAATCAGAGCGTAAGGAAATGTTGAAAAATATAGATGAAAATGATGTTATATTGACAACATATACTATTTTAAAGAATGATTTTAGTGAATTGGAAAATATAGAGTTTGATTACTGTATAATAGATGAAGCTCAGAATATAAAAAATCCATATTCTCAAAATTCTGAAGCTGTAAAACAAGTAAAAGCTTCTGTTAGATTTGCGCTTACAGGAACTCCGATTGAAAATAATTTATTAGAATTGTGGTCTATATTTGATTTTATTATGCCAGGATATTTATATTCTAAAAATAAATTCCAAGAGAAGTTTTTAAAAACTACTGATAATATAGTAGAACTTAAAAAGCAAATACAGCCATTTATGTTAAGAAGACTAAAGAAGGAAGTTTTATCTCAACTTCCTGATAAAATTGAAACTAATTTCTTTGTTGAGATGACAGAAGATCAAAAGAAAGTATATAAAACATATGTAGATGATATAAAAGAGAAAATGAAAGATGCAGATTTTAATAAAGATAAGATAACTATCTTATCATACCTAACAACACTAAGACAACTTTGCTTAGATCCATCTATAAAAATAGATAATTACAATGGTGAAAGTGGTAAAATTAATGTTTTAAATGAAATAGTTAGTGAGAATATTGAAAATAATCACAAAATATTAATTTTTTCTCAATTTACATCTGTATTAAAGAATATAGGAAAAGAACTTCAAAATGAAAATATAAATTATTTTTATTTAGATGGTCAAACTAATCCTAAACAACGTGTTGAATTAGTTGATGAATTTAATAAGAGTGAAGATGTAAGAGTATTTTTAATATCATTAAAAGCAGGAGGAACAGGATTGAATCTTACGTCTGCAGATGTAGTTATACATTTTGATCCTTGGTGGAATCCAGCTATAGAGAGTCAGGCAACAGATAGAGCTCATAGATACGGTCAAAAAAATGTTGTTGAAGTTATAAAACTTATTTCTAAAGGAAGTATTGAGGAAAACATAATAAAACTACAAGAAGATAAGAAGGAGCTTATACAAAAAATTATAAGTGAAGACTTAAAAAATGAGAGTTTTATAAAGATGTTATCTAAGGAAGAGCTAATTAATCTAATTACTAATTAA
- the cspD gene encoding cold-shock protein CspD, with translation MKQGTVKWFNNEKGFGFISVEGGDDVFVHFSAIQKDGFKSLEEGQAVNFEIVEGARGPQAANVTLA, from the coding sequence ATGAAACAAGGAACAGTAAAATGGTTTAACAATGAAAAAGGATTTGGATTTATATCTGTAGAAGGTGGAGATGACGTATTCGTACATTTCTCAGCTATACAAAAAGATGGATTCAAATCATTAGAAGAAGGTCAAGCTGTTAACTTTGAAATAGTTGAAGGTGCTAGAGGACCTCAAGCTGCTAATGTTACTTTAGCATAA
- the recQ gene encoding DNA helicase RecQ, which produces MNIKPLDVLSKYYGYPEFRKGQEDIINEIIKGNDILAIMPTGGGKSICYQIPSLILNGLTIVISPLISLMKDQVDSLKTMGIDATFINSSLSTMELSNIIKNIDDDKYKIIYIAPERLDSYEFSNLIKSKEVSQIAIDEAHCVSQWGHDFRTSYRKISQFINNLEKRPIITAFTATASVEVRNDIIKLLELNNPKLFITGFDRENLTITIEKASNKNKYLLEYINNHKSESGIIYAATRKEVDKIYEGLNKRGYNVSRYHAGLGAEERKLNQESFIKDDVSVMVATNAFGMGIDKPNIRYVIHYNMPQSIENYYQEIGRAGRDGEKSECVLLFTPGDVHIQKYLIEIGTENPNRKNIQYKKLRDMSDLVYSNDCYRKSIINYFGEDFKEECGNCSNCLDNGSLVDKTLDAQKVISCIARMKRSFGITMIIDVLRGSKNKKVLQFGFDELSTYGIMKHYSSNDLKTFINTLISHGFIDSIDGTYPTIKLNENSMKTLKGDIKVEFKESKVSKNLEISNELYDTLKQIRYNISKEENIAPYMIFGDGTLKVMSSKYPITKESMLKIPGVGNIKYEKYGETFKSAIIKYVEENNIKIQGDFISSQDEKLNFIDIKTDKELYEKLYIKRSELAKNEGVLPTMIISKNSLKEISGRYPSNEEQLNDISGFGPVKVKKYGHVFLDIVNRYTEENNISEIWKEKNRLKVIIDGDSRTNEEIALDMLRESKALEYISNEIEVSISTILGYVTDMIKNGSEIDFKVNLEKYYTEEDEEHILRICEEEGIDKISLIKKKLPDNIKYESIRAVILKKYYNLM; this is translated from the coding sequence ATGAATATAAAGCCTTTAGATGTACTATCTAAATATTACGGATATCCAGAATTTAGAAAAGGTCAAGAAGATATAATAAACGAAATTATAAAAGGAAATGATATTCTAGCGATCATGCCAACTGGAGGAGGAAAATCTATATGCTATCAAATACCATCTCTTATTTTAAATGGTCTAACGATAGTTATATCTCCTCTTATATCTCTTATGAAAGACCAAGTAGATTCGTTAAAGACAATGGGAATAGATGCGACTTTTATAAATAGTTCTTTATCTACAATGGAACTTTCAAATATAATAAAAAATATAGATGATGATAAATATAAAATTATATATATAGCACCAGAGAGATTAGATTCATATGAATTTTCAAATTTAATAAAATCTAAAGAAGTAAGCCAAATAGCTATAGACGAAGCTCACTGCGTATCTCAATGGGGACATGATTTTAGAACTAGCTACAGAAAAATATCTCAATTCATAAATAACTTAGAAAAAAGGCCTATAATTACTGCATTTACAGCGACAGCGTCAGTGGAAGTAAGAAACGATATTATAAAATTATTAGAACTTAATAACCCTAAATTATTTATAACTGGTTTTGACAGAGAAAATTTAACTATAACTATAGAAAAAGCTTCAAATAAAAATAAGTATCTATTAGAGTATATTAATAATCATAAATCTGAAAGTGGAATTATATATGCGGCAACCAGAAAAGAAGTAGATAAGATATATGAAGGATTAAATAAAAGAGGGTACAATGTATCTAGGTATCATGCAGGACTTGGAGCTGAGGAAAGAAAATTAAATCAAGAAAGTTTTATAAAAGATGACGTAAGTGTTATGGTTGCTACCAATGCATTTGGAATGGGAATAGACAAACCTAATATACGATATGTGATACATTATAACATGCCACAGAGTATAGAGAATTACTATCAAGAAATCGGTAGAGCTGGTAGAGATGGTGAAAAAAGTGAATGTGTACTTTTATTTACGCCTGGAGATGTACATATACAAAAATATTTAATTGAAATTGGTACAGAAAACCCAAATAGAAAAAACATTCAATATAAGAAATTAAGAGATATGTCAGATTTAGTATATAGTAATGATTGTTATAGAAAAAGTATTATAAATTACTTTGGAGAAGATTTTAAAGAGGAATGTGGAAACTGTAGTAATTGTTTAGATAATGGAAGCTTAGTTGACAAAACTTTAGATGCTCAAAAGGTTATTTCATGTATAGCTAGAATGAAAAGAAGTTTTGGAATAACTATGATTATAGATGTGCTTAGAGGATCTAAAAACAAAAAAGTATTACAATTTGGATTTGATGAATTATCTACTTACGGAATAATGAAACATTACTCATCGAATGATTTAAAAACTTTTATAAATACACTTATATCTCATGGTTTTATAGATTCTATAGATGGAACTTACCCAACCATAAAATTAAATGAAAACTCAATGAAAACCCTAAAGGGAGATATTAAGGTAGAATTTAAAGAAAGCAAAGTATCTAAAAACTTAGAAATATCAAATGAACTATATGATACACTAAAGCAAATTAGATATAATATATCAAAAGAAGAAAATATAGCTCCTTATATGATATTTGGAGATGGAACTTTAAAAGTTATGTCTAGTAAATATCCTATAACAAAAGAAAGTATGCTAAAAATTCCAGGTGTCGGAAATATAAAATATGAGAAATATGGAGAAACATTTAAAAGTGCAATAATCAAATATGTTGAAGAAAATAATATAAAAATACAGGGTGACTTTATAAGCTCACAAGATGAAAAACTTAACTTTATAGATATTAAAACAGATAAAGAACTTTATGAAAAATTATATATAAAAAGAAGTGAACTTGCTAAAAATGAAGGTGTATTGCCAACTATGATAATATCTAAAAATTCATTAAAAGAAATTAGTGGAAGGTATCCATCAAATGAAGAGCAACTAAATGATATAAGTGGGTTTGGTCCTGTAAAAGTAAAAAAATATGGACATGTATTTTTAGACATCGTTAATAGGTACACAGAAGAAAATAATATATCTGAAATTTGGAAAGAAAAAAACAGATTGAAAGTTATAATAGATGGAGATAGTAGAACTAATGAAGAAATAGCATTAGATATGCTAAGAGAAAGTAAAGCATTGGAATACATATCCAATGAAATAGAGGTCTCTATTTCTACTATATTAGGTTATGTAACAGATATGATAAAGAATGGATCTGAAATAGATTTCAAGGTAAATTTAGAAAAATATTATACTGAAGAAGATGAAGAACATATATTAAGAATATGTGAAGAAGAAGGAATAGACAAGATTAGTCTTATAAAGAAAAAATTGCCTGACAATATAAAATATGAATCTATAAGAGCTGTAATATTAAAAAAATATTATAATCTTATGTAA
- a CDS encoding YitT family protein: MARRRSVEQILLVLIGSIILSFGVYNFNFQNNITEGGVLGFLLLLKNLFNIRLSLANLIIDCALLLVGYKFFGKKFIKYSLIATISFSLSFSFFESIGPVIPKFDNLILGSIIAGVFVGLGSGLVVRAGGAAGGDDALALVISKTTSLKIGKVYMISDFFILGLSLIYLSFSQIAVSLIAVSVSGKVIDFVYSYKNKDIVRV; encoded by the coding sequence ATGGCCAGGCGGCGATCTGTAGAACAAATTCTACTAGTACTGATAGGTTCTATTATACTATCATTTGGAGTTTATAATTTTAATTTTCAAAACAACATTACGGAAGGTGGAGTGTTAGGATTTTTACTACTGTTAAAAAATTTATTTAACATTAGACTTTCATTAGCAAATCTTATCATAGACTGTGCTCTACTATTAGTAGGATACAAGTTTTTTGGTAAAAAATTCATTAAGTATTCGTTAATAGCAACGATTAGCTTCTCTTTATCATTCAGCTTTTTTGAAAGCATAGGTCCAGTTATACCTAAATTTGATAACTTAATACTGGGAAGTATAATTGCCGGTGTTTTTGTTGGTTTAGGATCTGGTTTAGTTGTTAGAGCAGGAGGTGCAGCTGGTGGAGACGATGCTTTAGCATTAGTAATTTCTAAGACTACATCTTTAAAAATTGGTAAAGTTTATATGATAAGTGACTTTTTTATATTGGGTTTATCATTAATATATTTATCATTTTCTCAAATAGCTGTATCTTTAATTGCGGTCAGCGTAAGTGGAAAGGTTATAGACTTTGTATACTCATACAAAAACAAAGACATTGTAAGAGTTTAA